A single region of the Eleginops maclovinus isolate JMC-PN-2008 ecotype Puerto Natales chromosome 16, JC_Emac_rtc_rv5, whole genome shotgun sequence genome encodes:
- the LOC134877511 gene encoding uncharacterized protein LOC134877511 isoform X1: MQKKIQLGTMGVKALESHAKSAKHISSMKVKDQTPSVAGVFQPANVSQLADNVSEVAGNVNQPAANVTATALPATSATPVSVDLRTAFGSTPTMKAEVLWTLNTVAKHQSYNSNEKVSDLFKFMFPDSDIATTFTCGPDKTACIAKFGLAVFIKEELVSKVNKSPFVLMFDESLNETTKNKQLDVHVRFWDEGQVQSRYLGSRFMGHSTAQDLLSHLKECMDKLNLKDLVSISMDGPSVNWKLFELFQKDQAEQYGGLQLICVGSCGLHTLHNAFKCGFTAWLLDKLLRAMHTLFNNVPARREDYVTVTKSSVFPLSFCAHRWVENLPVVERALVVWPSLLLYMEAVKTKKLPNPGTGSYDTVAAAIKDPLILAKFHFYAALARTFTPFLTKYQTDEPVLPFLSKDLTELMISLLRRFIKREVLNDITALQLTKLDVTDKTIWLSPQNISIGLGDVILQQFDSLLSLESRSEDFLYFAPMQKRLDIFLSSAMEPYPELWAFCKKLLILSHGQATVERGFSINKEVVR; this comes from the exons atgcaaaaaaaaatccagcttgGTACCATGGGCGTGAAGGCTCTAGAGTCTCATGCTAAATCAGCCAAGCACATCAGTTCCATGAAGGTGAAGGATCAAACTCCCTCCGTCGCCGGGGTGTTTCAgcctgctaatgttagccagctagctgatAATGTGTCTGAAGTAGCAGGTAACGTGAACCAGCCAGCTGCTAACGTTACTGCTACAGCCCTTCCAGCTACTAGCGCAACGCCCGTTAGTGTGGATCTGCGCACAGCCTTTGGGTccacaccaacaatgaaagcaGAGGTGTTGTGGACTCTCAACACAGTCGCCAAACATCAGTCCTACAATTCAAATGAGAAAGTTTCCGATCTTTTCAAATTTATGTTCCCGGATTCAGACATAGCTACCACTTTCACGTGTGGTCCCGACAAAACGGCGTGCATAGCCAAATTCGGTTTAGCGGTGTTCATCAAAGAGGAACTGGTGTCCAAAGTCAACAAATCGCCGTTCGTTCTGATGTTCGATGAGAGCCTCAACGagactacaaaaaataaacagctggaTGTGCATGTCCGCTTCTGGGACGAGGGACAGGTTCAGTCCAGATATTTGGGCTCCCGGTTTATGGGACATTCCACTGCACAAGACCTGCTGTCACATCTCAAA GAATGTATGGACAAACTGAACCTCAAGGACTTGGTGTCCATTTCAATGGATGGGCCCAGTGTTAACTGGAAACTGTTCGAACTTTTCCAGAAAGATCAAGCTGAGCAGTACGGAG GTCTTCAGCTCATTTGTGTGGGGAGCTGTGGCCTACACACGCTACACAATGCTTTCAAGTGTGGGTTCACTGCATGGCTGCTGGACAAGTTGCTGAGAGCAATGCACACATTGTTTAACAATGTGCCTGCCAGGAGAGAGGATTACGTCACCGTAACCAAGTCCAGTGtgttccccctttctttctgtgcCCATCGTTGGGTAGAAAACCTTCCGGTTGTGGAGAGAGCCCTGGTAGTCTGGCCATCACTTCTTCTGTACATGgaagctgtgaaaacaaaaaaactcccTAACCCTGGAACAG GATCTTATGACACAGTTGCAGCAGCCATAAAGGATCCACTCATTCTGGCCAAATTTCACTTCTACGCAGCACTTGCCAGGACCTTCACGCCCTTCctaacaaaatatcaaacagacgAGCCGGTGCTCCCATTCCTCTCCAAGGACCTGACCGAATTGATGATA AGTCTACTCAGACGCTTCATAAAGAGAGAAGTTCTCAACGATATCACTGCCCTGCAGCTGACCAAACTGGATGTCACAGACAAGACCATCTGGCTCAGCCCACAAAACATCAGCATTGGTCTAG GGGATGTCATACTGCAGCAGTTTGACAGTCTCCTGTCCTTGGAGAGCCGGAGTGAGGACTTCCTCTACTTTGCTCCCATGCAGAAGAGGCTGGACATCTTCCTGAGCAGTGCCATGGAGCCTTATCCAGAGCTGTGGGCCTTCTGCAAGAAGCTGCTCATCCTCTCCCACGGCCAAGCTACTGTTGAACGTGGATTCTCCATCAATAAAGAGGTGGTCAGATAA
- the LOC134877511 gene encoding uncharacterized protein LOC134877511 isoform X3, whose protein sequence is MQKKIQLGTMGVKALESHAKSAKHISSMKVKDQTPSVAGVFQPANVSQLADNVSEVAGNVNQPAANVTATALPATSATPVSVDLRTAFGSTPTMKAEVLWTLNTVAKHQSYNSNEKVSDLFKFMFPDSDIATTFTCGPDKTACIAKFGLAVFIKEELVSKVNKSPFVLMFDESLNETTKNKQLDVHVRFWDEGQVQSRYLGSRFMGHSTAQDLLSHLKECMDKLNLKDLVSISMDGPSVNWKLFELFQKDQAEQYGGLQLICVGSCGLHTLHNAFKCGFTAWLLDKLLRAMHTLFNNVPARREDYVTVTKSSVFPLSFCAHRWVENLPVVERALVVWPSLLLYMEAVKTKKLPNPGTGSYDTVAAAIKDPLILAKFHFYAALARTFTPFLTKYQTDEPVLPFLSKDLTELMISLLRRFIKREVLNDITALQLTKLDVTDKTIWLSPQNISIGLGAESVLKVVGCFQRSFYKWLGETRGCHTAAV, encoded by the exons atgcaaaaaaaaatccagcttgGTACCATGGGCGTGAAGGCTCTAGAGTCTCATGCTAAATCAGCCAAGCACATCAGTTCCATGAAGGTGAAGGATCAAACTCCCTCCGTCGCCGGGGTGTTTCAgcctgctaatgttagccagctagctgatAATGTGTCTGAAGTAGCAGGTAACGTGAACCAGCCAGCTGCTAACGTTACTGCTACAGCCCTTCCAGCTACTAGCGCAACGCCCGTTAGTGTGGATCTGCGCACAGCCTTTGGGTccacaccaacaatgaaagcaGAGGTGTTGTGGACTCTCAACACAGTCGCCAAACATCAGTCCTACAATTCAAATGAGAAAGTTTCCGATCTTTTCAAATTTATGTTCCCGGATTCAGACATAGCTACCACTTTCACGTGTGGTCCCGACAAAACGGCGTGCATAGCCAAATTCGGTTTAGCGGTGTTCATCAAAGAGGAACTGGTGTCCAAAGTCAACAAATCGCCGTTCGTTCTGATGTTCGATGAGAGCCTCAACGagactacaaaaaataaacagctggaTGTGCATGTCCGCTTCTGGGACGAGGGACAGGTTCAGTCCAGATATTTGGGCTCCCGGTTTATGGGACATTCCACTGCACAAGACCTGCTGTCACATCTCAAA GAATGTATGGACAAACTGAACCTCAAGGACTTGGTGTCCATTTCAATGGATGGGCCCAGTGTTAACTGGAAACTGTTCGAACTTTTCCAGAAAGATCAAGCTGAGCAGTACGGAG GTCTTCAGCTCATTTGTGTGGGGAGCTGTGGCCTACACACGCTACACAATGCTTTCAAGTGTGGGTTCACTGCATGGCTGCTGGACAAGTTGCTGAGAGCAATGCACACATTGTTTAACAATGTGCCTGCCAGGAGAGAGGATTACGTCACCGTAACCAAGTCCAGTGtgttccccctttctttctgtgcCCATCGTTGGGTAGAAAACCTTCCGGTTGTGGAGAGAGCCCTGGTAGTCTGGCCATCACTTCTTCTGTACATGgaagctgtgaaaacaaaaaaactcccTAACCCTGGAACAG GATCTTATGACACAGTTGCAGCAGCCATAAAGGATCCACTCATTCTGGCCAAATTTCACTTCTACGCAGCACTTGCCAGGACCTTCACGCCCTTCctaacaaaatatcaaacagacgAGCCGGTGCTCCCATTCCTCTCCAAGGACCTGACCGAATTGATGATA AGTCTACTCAGACGCTTCATAAAGAGAGAAGTTCTCAACGATATCACTGCCCTGCAGCTGACCAAACTGGATGTCACAGACAAGACCATCTGGCTCAGCCCACAAAACATCAGCATTGGTCTAGGTGCAGAGTCAGTTCTTAAGGTAGTGGGATGTTTTCaaagatcattttacaaatggTTAGGCGAAACCAG GGGATGTCATACTGCAGCAGTTTGA
- the LOC134877511 gene encoding uncharacterized protein LOC134877511 isoform X2: MQKKIQLGTMGVKALESHAKSAKHISSMKVKDQTPSVAGVFQPANVSQLADNVSEVAGNVNQPAANVTATALPATSATPVSVDLRTAFGSTPTMKAEVLWTLNTVAKHQSYNSNEKVSDLFKFMFPDSDIATTFTCGPDKTACIAKFGLAVFIKEELVSKVNKSPFVLMFDESLNETTKNKQLDVHVRFWDEGQVQSRYLGSRFMGHSTAQDLLSHLKECMDKLNLKDLVSISMDGPSVNWKLFELFQKDQAEQYGGLQLICVGSCGLHTLHNAFKCGFTAWLLDKLLRAMHTLFNNVPARREDYVTVTKSSVFPLSFCAHRWVENLPVVERALVVWPSLLLYMEAVKTKKLPNPGTGSYDTVAAAIKDPLILAKFHFYAALARTFTPFLTKYQTDEPVLPFLSKDLTELMISLLRRFIKREVLNDITALQLTKLDVTDKTIWLSPQNISIGLGAESVLKGMSYCSSLTVSCPWRAGVRTSSTLLPCRRGWTSS, translated from the exons atgcaaaaaaaaatccagcttgGTACCATGGGCGTGAAGGCTCTAGAGTCTCATGCTAAATCAGCCAAGCACATCAGTTCCATGAAGGTGAAGGATCAAACTCCCTCCGTCGCCGGGGTGTTTCAgcctgctaatgttagccagctagctgatAATGTGTCTGAAGTAGCAGGTAACGTGAACCAGCCAGCTGCTAACGTTACTGCTACAGCCCTTCCAGCTACTAGCGCAACGCCCGTTAGTGTGGATCTGCGCACAGCCTTTGGGTccacaccaacaatgaaagcaGAGGTGTTGTGGACTCTCAACACAGTCGCCAAACATCAGTCCTACAATTCAAATGAGAAAGTTTCCGATCTTTTCAAATTTATGTTCCCGGATTCAGACATAGCTACCACTTTCACGTGTGGTCCCGACAAAACGGCGTGCATAGCCAAATTCGGTTTAGCGGTGTTCATCAAAGAGGAACTGGTGTCCAAAGTCAACAAATCGCCGTTCGTTCTGATGTTCGATGAGAGCCTCAACGagactacaaaaaataaacagctggaTGTGCATGTCCGCTTCTGGGACGAGGGACAGGTTCAGTCCAGATATTTGGGCTCCCGGTTTATGGGACATTCCACTGCACAAGACCTGCTGTCACATCTCAAA GAATGTATGGACAAACTGAACCTCAAGGACTTGGTGTCCATTTCAATGGATGGGCCCAGTGTTAACTGGAAACTGTTCGAACTTTTCCAGAAAGATCAAGCTGAGCAGTACGGAG GTCTTCAGCTCATTTGTGTGGGGAGCTGTGGCCTACACACGCTACACAATGCTTTCAAGTGTGGGTTCACTGCATGGCTGCTGGACAAGTTGCTGAGAGCAATGCACACATTGTTTAACAATGTGCCTGCCAGGAGAGAGGATTACGTCACCGTAACCAAGTCCAGTGtgttccccctttctttctgtgcCCATCGTTGGGTAGAAAACCTTCCGGTTGTGGAGAGAGCCCTGGTAGTCTGGCCATCACTTCTTCTGTACATGgaagctgtgaaaacaaaaaaactcccTAACCCTGGAACAG GATCTTATGACACAGTTGCAGCAGCCATAAAGGATCCACTCATTCTGGCCAAATTTCACTTCTACGCAGCACTTGCCAGGACCTTCACGCCCTTCctaacaaaatatcaaacagacgAGCCGGTGCTCCCATTCCTCTCCAAGGACCTGACCGAATTGATGATA AGTCTACTCAGACGCTTCATAAAGAGAGAAGTTCTCAACGATATCACTGCCCTGCAGCTGACCAAACTGGATGTCACAGACAAGACCATCTGGCTCAGCCCACAAAACATCAGCATTGGTCTAGGTGCAGAGTCAGTTCTTAAG GGGATGTCATACTGCAGCAGTTTGACAGTCTCCTGTCCTTGGAGAGCCGGAGTGAGGACTTCCTCTACTTTGCTCCCATGCAGAAGAGGCTGGACATCTTCCTGA